GCGTGCGCCGATGACCTCGCCGGGACGGGGCGCGGCAGTGGTGACCGGGGCCGCCGGCGGCCTGGGCCGCGCCGTCGCCGCCGCGCTGCACGCCGACGGCTGGTCGGTGCTGCTCACCGACCTCGACCCGGCCGCGGCAGCGGCGGCCGCCGAGCCGTTCGGCGGCTGGTCGGCCGCGCTGGACGTTCGCGACGAGGCCGCGTGCGCCGAGATCGCGGCGACCGCCGCGAGTCGAGGCGGCCTCGGCCTCTGGGTCAACAACGCCGGCATCCTGGTCACCGGCCCCTCCTGGGAGCACGACGGGCCGACCCGCCGCCGCGTGCTCGACGTCAACGCGCTCGGCGCCATGAACGGCACCCTGGCCGCCCTGGCGGTCATGCGCGGCCAGGGCCACGGCCACGTCCTGAACATCGTCTCGCTGGCCGGGCTCGTCGCCGCACCGGGCGAGACGGTGTACGCCGCCAGCAAGCACGCCCTGCTGGCGTTCAGCCTCGGCACCCTGTCCGACCTGCGGATGGCCGGGTACCGGCGGGTGCACGTCTCCTGCCTCTGCCCGGACGGCATCTGGACCCCGATGCTGCACGACCGGCTGGACGACCCCGGCGCGCTGGCCTCCTTCACCGGGTCGATGCTGACCCCGCAGCGGGTGGCCGCCCGCGCGGCCCGGCTGGCCCGCCGACCCCGCCCGGTGGTCAGCCTGCCCCGCTGGCGGGGCGCCCAGGTCCGGCTGCTGGACGCCCTGCCCCGACTCGCCGTCGGCCTCAGTCCTCTCGTCCAGGCCGTCGGCCGGGCCGGGCAACGCCGACAACGCCGTCGGGGCACCCCACCGGACCGGCGCTGACCACCGCTGACCTGCTTGCTAGGTTTCCGAGCGTGACTCATCTCGACAGGTGCGACGAGGCCAGCCGCAGCTGGGTGACCGAGGCGATCGCCGCCGTCGAGGCGGACGCGAACCGCTCGGCCGACACCCACCTGCTGCCGTTCCCACTGCCCCGGTCCTGGGGAATCGACCTCTACCTCAAGGACGAGTCGTCACACCCGACCGGATCGCTGAAGCACCGGCTGGCCCGTTCACTGTTCCTCTACGGCCTCTGCAACGGCTGGATCGGGCCGCGCACCACCATCGTCGAGGCGTCCTCGGGCTCCACGGCCGTCTCCGAGGCGTACTTCGCCCGGATGCTCGGGCTGCCGTTCATCGCAGTGATGCCCGCCTCCACCTCGCCCGAGAAGATCACGCAGATCGAGTTCCAGGGCGGCCGGTGCCACCTCGTGGACGACCCGGCGAGCGT
The DNA window shown above is from Micromonospora lupini and carries:
- a CDS encoding SDR family NAD(P)-dependent oxidoreductase; this translates as MTSPGRGAAVVTGAAGGLGRAVAAALHADGWSVLLTDLDPAAAAAAAEPFGGWSAALDVRDEAACAEIAATAASRGGLGLWVNNAGILVTGPSWEHDGPTRRRVLDVNALGAMNGTLAALAVMRGQGHGHVLNIVSLAGLVAAPGETVYAASKHALLAFSLGTLSDLRMAGYRRVHVSCLCPDGIWTPMLHDRLDDPGALASFTGSMLTPQRVAARAARLARRPRPVVSLPRWRGAQVRLLDALPRLAVGLSPLVQAVGRAGQRRQRRRGTPPDRR